A genomic stretch from Etheostoma cragini isolate CJK2018 chromosome 8, CSU_Ecrag_1.0, whole genome shotgun sequence includes:
- the tmtc3 gene encoding protein O-mannosyl-transferase TMTC3, translating into MAAMSWKEILLLTGLVVGCYWNSLSCGFAFDDVSAILDNKDLRPSTSLQNLFRNDFWGTPMSEERSHKSYRPFTVLTFRLNYLFSELSAASYHLLNVVLHAVVCVLFLRVCRLFLDKTSSLVAALLFAVHPIHTEAVTGVVGRAELLSSIFLLAAFLAYTKSTASDHSIVWAPIALTVVLVAAATLCKEQGITVVGICCVYEVFVAQGFTLPLLLNTLRQVVQGKDGFPYAVLQTLLKLIVLVISTLLLVVIRVQVIQSQLPVFTRFDNPAAVSPTPTRQLTFNYLLSVNAWLLFNPSELCCDWTMGTIPLVESLLDLRNLATLVFYTFLGLLVYHSLRYRHSSAKTVIMALSLIVLPFIPASNLFFPVGFVVAERVLYVPSMGFCVLVAHGFKIVSHKGHLKKISWLIIGVLLTTHAVKTFNRNWDWESEYTLFTSALKVNKNNAKLWNNVGHALENQNNYAKALQYFLQATRVQPDDIGAHMNVGRTYKNLNKSKEAEEAYLVAKSLMPQVIPGKKYATRVAPNHLNVYINLANLIRANESRLEEADQLYRQAISMRPDFKQAYISRGELLLKMNKLTEARDAYLRALELDPSNADLWYNLAIVNIEMKDPSEALKNFNHALELNPRHKLALFNSALLMQESGEPKFWPEANRRFLIYVEEEPDDANGYFNLGMLAMDANENAAAERWMRKAISLQAGFRSALFNLALLYSQSKREVDALPALDELLRHHPEHIKGLILKGDILMNHKKDTSGAKACFERILHMDPTNVQGKHNLCVVYFEERDLPRAERCLEETLALAPNEEYVRRHLSIVRSKMAAMSAAGQPLTSAGGATISAKEEKQKRVQRGAEEVAEVEEEGRGADAVLKRAGNEKNVRKSSTEGGGVGVDQSESLDSSQSDKQTKVKSTKEIKDIEKKRAAALKRLEEIERILSGD; encoded by the exons ATGGCTGCCATGTCATGGAAGGAGATTTTACTTTTGACTGGACTGGTGGTGGGATGTTATTGGAACAGTCTATCGTGTGGCTTCGCGTTTGATGATGTCTCTGCAATCCTTGATAACAAGGACCTACGGCCCTCAACCTCTCTCCAAAACCTATTCCGTAATGACTTCTGGGGAACACCCATGTCTGAG GAGCGGAGCCATAAATCTTACCGACCCTTTACCGTACTCACCTTCCGACTGAACTACCTCTTCAGTGAGCTGAGTGCAGCTTCCTACCATCTGCTCAATGTTGTTTTGCACGCTGTAGTATGTGTGCTTTTCCTGCGAGTGTGCCGATTGTTCCTGGATAAGACATCCAGCTTGGTGGCAGCATTGCTGTTTGCTGTGCACCCCATCCACACTGAAGCT GTCACAGGTGTAGTTGGCAGAGCTGAACTTCTCTCTTCAATCTTTCTCTTGGCTGCTTTCCTGGCCTACACAAAATCAACAGCTTCAGACCACTCCATTG tttgggCTCCCATTGCTCTGACAGTTGTGTTGGTGGCTGCAGCAACACTGTGTAAGGAGCAGGGAATCACGGTCGTCGGCATCTGCTGTGTCTATGAAGTGTTTGTTGCACAAGGG TTTACCTTGCCCCTGCTGTTGAACACACTGCGCCAAGTAGTGCAGGGTAAAGACGGGTTCCCCTACGCTGTCTTGCAAACTCTGCTAAAGCTCATTGTCCTCGTCATCAGCACCCTGCTACTTGTCGTCATCAGGGTCCAAGTCATCCAGTCTCAGCTTCCTGTCTTCACCAG ATTTGATAACCCGGCAGCAGTCAGCCCCACTCCCACTCGACAATTGACTTTCAACTACCTACTTTCTGTGAATGCATGGCTTTTGTTTAATCCCTCTGAGCTCTGCTGCGACTGGACCATGGGCACCATTCCTCTGGTGGAGTCACTCCTAGACCTCCGTAACCTGGCCACCCTGGTGTTCTACACTTTTCTGGGACTGCTAGTTTACCACAGCCTGCGCTACAGACACAGCTCTGCCAAGACTGTCATCATG GCCCTGTCTTTGATTGTCCTGCCCTTTATTCCTGCGTCCAACCTCTTCTTCCCTGTGGGGTTTGTTGTGGCAGAGAGGGTACTTTATGTGCCCAGCATGGGCTTCTGTGTCCTTGTTGCACATGGATTCAAGATTGTCTCACATAAAGG ACACTTGAAGAAGATCTCCTGGTTGATAATTGGGGTGCTTTTAACTACACATGCGGTGAAAACATTCAACAGGAATTGGGACTGGGAGTCAGAATATACTCTATTCACCTCTGCCCTGAAG GTCAACAAGAACAACGCCAAGTTGTGGAATAATGTTGGCCACGCTCTAGAGAACCAAAACAATTATGCAAAGGCACTGCAGTACTTTCTCCAGGCCACTCGCGTCCAACCAG ATGACATTGGTGCTCACATGAATGTTGGAAGAACCTACAAGAACTTGAACAAGTCCAAAGAGGCAGAAGAGGCCTACTTGGTTGCCAAATCCCTCATGCCACAG GTCATTCCTGGTAAGAAGTATGCGACACGTGTGGCCCCCAACCATCTCAACGTTTATATAAACTTGGCGAATCTGATCCGAGCCAATGAATCAAGACTGGAGGAGGCTGACCAGCTCTACAGACAAGCAATCAGCATGAGACCAGACTTCAAACAAGCCTACATCAGCAG AGGGGAGCTGCTTCTGAAGATGAACAAGCTCACAGAAGCCCGGGACGCCTACCTCCGAGCCTTGGAGCTTGACCCCTCCAACGCTGACCTGTGGTACAACCTGGCCATCGTCAACATTGAGATGAAGGACCCATCAGAAGCCCTGAAGAACTTCAACCACGCCCTGGAGCTAAACCCACGTCACAAGCTGGCGCTCTTCAACTCAGCCCTTCTCATGCAGGAGTCTG GTGAGCCAAAGTTCTGGCCTGAGGCCAACCGTCGTTTCCTGATCTACGTGGAGGAGGAGCCTGATGATGCCAACGGCTACTTCAACCTCGGCATGCTGGCCATGGATGCCAATGAAAATGCTGCAGCTGAGCGTTGGATGCGTAAAGCCATCAGTCTGCAAGCAGGCTTCCGCAGTGCCCTGTTTAATCTGGCATTGCTTTACTCTCAGTCCAAACGTGAGGTGGATGCACTGCCTGCGTTGGACGAGCTGCTGCGTCACCACCCAGAGCACATCAAGGGCCTAATCCTGAAGGGCGACATTCTCATGAATCACAAGAAGGACACGAGTGGTGCTAAAGCCTGCTTTGAACGCATTTTGCACATGGACCCCACCAATGTGCAAGGCAAGCACAACTTATGCGTGGTGTACTTTGAGGAGCGGGACCTGCCGCGTGCCGAGCGATGCCTGGAGGAAACACTGGCCCTGGCGCCGAATGAGGAGTACGTGCGTCGTCACTTAAGTATTGTGCGAAGTAAAATGGCTGCCATGAGCGCAGCAGGGCAACCACTTACTTCAGCAGGAGGAGCCACCATATCGGCTAAGGAGGAAAAGCAGAAGAGAGTTCAGAGGGGGGCCGAGGAAGTTGCTGAGGttgaggaggaagggaggggtgCTGATGCTGTTTTAAAGAGGGCTGGGAATGAGAAGAATGTGCGGAAATCCTCTACAGAGGGAGGTGGTGTGGGCGTAGACCAATCAGAGTCTTTGGACAGTAGCCAGTCCGACAAGCAGACTAAGGTTAAGTCCACTAAAGAGATTAAAGatatagagaaaaaaagggcAGCTGCCTTGAAGAGACTAGAGGAGATTGAGCGCATATTAAGTGGTGATTGA